Proteins encoded by one window of Patescibacteria group bacterium:
- the efp gene encoding elongation factor P codes for MNEVKLGTVVVENGEPFVIISTDHLKMGRGGAVLRTKMRNVISGGILEISYRGGDKIQEADLTRTKANFLYREGDDFYFMDNDSFEQFVLPKAQIGEISNFVKEESDIEVLNFDGKPVSINIPTKVDLKVTEAAPGVKGDTAQGSVYKPVVVETGYTVQAPLFIKEGDTIRVNTESGLYVERVNQV; via the coding sequence ATGAATGAAGTCAAATTAGGAACCGTAGTCGTGGAAAATGGCGAACCTTTCGTTATTATCTCCACCGACCACTTGAAAATGGGCCGCGGCGGAGCGGTACTGCGCACAAAAATGCGCAACGTCATTTCCGGCGGTATCTTAGAAATATCTTATCGGGGCGGAGACAAAATCCAAGAAGCGGATCTCACCCGTACCAAAGCAAATTTCCTGTACCGTGAAGGAGATGACTTTTATTTCATGGATAATGATTCGTTTGAACAGTTTGTCCTGCCGAAAGCGCAGATCGGGGAAATTTCCAACTTTGTCAAAGAAGAGTCCGATATTGAAGTCTTGAATTTCGACGGTAAACCGGTATCAATCAATATCCCAACCAAAGTAGATCTTAAAGTAACTGAAGCCGCGCCGGGAGTGAAAGGCGATACCGCGCAGGGCAGTGTTTATAAACCGGTGGTTGTCGAAACCGGCTATACGGTGCAGGCCCCGCTGTTTATCAAAGAAGGTGATACAATCCGGGTGAATACAGAATCGGGTTTATACGTAGAAAGAGTCAATCAAGTATAA
- a CDS encoding DNA translocase FtsK 4TM domain-containing protein yields the protein MANTQPKKRIKKEVPEAERQPILNPGTRRGITIVALFVVAAISILSFFDLAGSVGVYLDQLLKIVFGWGSFVFPIILIIFGYLLIFPDRYKLKTSNYLGVFLLLLSFSGILHLFVGLDTAVEAIEEGRGGGYLGLMISLPLLKIMGIWATSIVLIALFCIAILVVFATSLNRLIEGGSAVGSVIIRIRDLFSRTKYRIISKKQEKEDVQDEEERSFSRKTIAQDAVHNEVKEDGVITEINEDVETGDQMKIFNKSKNRVKIDIPIDLLEGNSAKPTSGDINLNKEKIKKTLQNFGIEVEMGETNVGPTVTQYTLKPSEGVRISQIDTLQNDIALALAAHPIRVEAPIPGKSLVGIEVPNQKVAVVKLKEIIQSDGFKKRESDLSISLGKDVSGNPWVADLDTMPHLLVAGATGSGKSVCINSIIISLLYENSPDNLKLILVDPKRVELTIYNGIPHLLTPVITKADKTVNALNWAVAEMDRRFELLAQSGQRNIKGFNAGVKVGLPYIVIVIDELADLMSVAPVEVESRIIRLAQMARAVGIHLIVATQRPSVDVITGLIKANITSRIAFTVASGTDSRTILDFAGAEKLLGSGDMLYVSQQLSKPKRLQGAFVTEREIRNIVDFLKEKGEPEYNDEVTVRHGANVGEKGETFSDEEDELIDDAQEIIMESQKASASFLQRRMRIGYARAARILDILEQKGIIGPADGAKPRDVYVKDKEDVDIVTDQYDEVEGVVEDEAVGKDETDEENKL from the coding sequence ATGGCAAATACTCAACCCAAAAAGCGAATAAAAAAGGAAGTCCCCGAAGCGGAGAGGCAACCCATTTTAAACCCCGGAACACGTCGGGGGATTACTATTGTCGCACTTTTTGTCGTGGCGGCGATCAGTATTTTGAGTTTTTTTGATCTGGCCGGGAGTGTTGGGGTCTATCTGGATCAGTTATTGAAAATCGTTTTCGGATGGGGTTCATTTGTCTTCCCGATCATCCTCATTATATTCGGTTACCTTTTAATTTTTCCGGACAGATACAAGTTGAAGACTTCAAATTATCTGGGTGTCTTTTTACTGTTACTTTCCTTTTCAGGTATTCTTCACCTTTTTGTCGGATTAGATACCGCAGTGGAAGCAATCGAAGAAGGACGGGGCGGTGGTTACCTGGGTCTGATGATCAGCTTACCGCTTCTGAAGATTATGGGAATTTGGGCGACCTCTATTGTTTTGATCGCGCTATTCTGTATCGCGATTTTGGTAGTATTCGCGACTTCTCTAAACAGGCTGATTGAAGGCGGCAGTGCCGTCGGGTCGGTGATTATCCGGATCCGGGATTTATTCAGCAGAACCAAATATCGCATAATATCCAAGAAGCAGGAGAAGGAGGACGTCCAGGATGAGGAAGAGCGTTCCTTCAGTAGAAAAACGATTGCTCAAGATGCGGTACATAATGAAGTGAAAGAGGATGGGGTTATTACAGAAATTAATGAAGATGTGGAAACCGGTGATCAGATGAAGATTTTTAATAAAAGCAAAAACAGAGTGAAGATCGATATTCCGATTGACCTTTTGGAGGGAAATTCAGCCAAACCAACGAGCGGTGATATCAATTTGAATAAAGAAAAGATTAAAAAAACTCTGCAGAATTTCGGTATTGAAGTTGAGATGGGTGAGACGAATGTCGGCCCGACCGTAACGCAATACACACTCAAACCGTCCGAGGGTGTAAGGATCTCACAGATTGATACTTTGCAGAATGACATCGCGCTGGCCCTGGCCGCCCATCCGATCAGAGTGGAAGCGCCGATCCCGGGCAAATCGCTTGTTGGAATTGAAGTGCCGAACCAAAAAGTGGCGGTGGTCAAACTGAAGGAGATTATTCAGAGTGATGGGTTTAAAAAGAGAGAATCCGATCTTAGTATTTCTTTAGGCAAGGATGTGTCGGGCAATCCGTGGGTGGCAGATTTGGATACCATGCCCCATCTTTTGGTTGCCGGTGCCACCGGATCCGGAAAGAGTGTTTGCATCAATTCGATAATCATCAGTCTTTTATATGAGAATTCACCGGACAACCTGAAACTTATATTAGTGGATCCAAAAAGGGTGGAATTAACAATTTATAACGGCATACCGCATTTACTGACCCCGGTGATTACGAAGGCGGATAAGACAGTCAATGCCCTAAACTGGGCGGTGGCGGAAATGGATCGAAGATTTGAATTATTGGCACAATCGGGTCAAAGGAATATCAAAGGATTCAACGCGGGGGTCAAAGTGGGCTTGCCGTACATCGTAATCGTTATCGATGAATTGGCGGATCTGATGAGTGTCGCTCCGGTGGAAGTGGAGAGCAGAATTATCAGACTGGCGCAAATGGCCAGGGCGGTCGGCATTCATTTGATCGTCGCAACCCAGAGACCGTCCGTGGATGTCATCACCGGTTTGATCAAAGCGAATATCACCTCCCGTATCGCCTTTACGGTTGCATCGGGTACAGACTCCAGAACAATATTGGATTTTGCCGGTGCGGAGAAACTGCTGGGCAGTGGAGATATGCTTTATGTTTCACAGCAACTTTCCAAACCGAAGCGTTTGCAGGGGGCATTTGTTACGGAAAGAGAAATTAGAAACATTGTGGACTTCCTGAAAGAAAAAGGTGAGCCGGAATATAATGATGAAGTAACGGTCCGGCACGGTGCCAATGTTGGTGAAAAAGGTGAAACATTTTCTGATGAAGAAGATGAATTAATCGATGATGCGCAGGAAATAATCATGGAATCACAAAAAGCCTCCGCCTCTTTCCTGCAGAGAAGGATGAGGATCGGCTACGCGCGCGCCGCACGCATTTTGGATATTTTGGAACAGAAAGGGATTATCGGCCCGGCGGATGGAGCCAAACCCCGTGATGTTTATGTAAAGGATAAAGAGGATGTAGATATTGTCACTGACCAGTACGACGAGGTGGAAGGTGTTGTCGAAGACGAGGCAGTTGGTAAGGATGAGACTGACGAGGAAAATAAACTTTAA
- the rpsF gene encoding 30S ribosomal protein S6 encodes MPAQSHVLEDNDHFKMDRQERGQNMQNYELLVIISSKISEEEIPFVRDKVFELIKKNEGTVVRDNNLGKKKLAYPIKNQRYGYYVQVDFDLPGANLRTMEKELAIMDEVTRYIITVRDVLAIARAEKRAKEAKERRIEKPVEVKPLFEAEEPVINRIPFADPKPVEEEKVERQVKKEQKKVSLEELDEKLDHILDDDILGT; translated from the coding sequence ATGCCTGCTCAATCCCATGTCTTGGAAGATAACGACCATTTCAAGATGGACAGGCAAGAAAGAGGTCAAAATATGCAAAATTACGAGCTTTTAGTAATTATCTCTTCCAAAATTTCTGAGGAAGAGATTCCTTTTGTTCGCGACAAAGTGTTCGAACTGATCAAGAAGAACGAGGGCACCGTCGTCCGCGACAACAACCTAGGCAAGAAAAAACTAGCCTACCCGATCAAAAACCAGCGCTATGGTTATTACGTGCAGGTAGATTTTGATTTGCCGGGTGCTAATCTGCGCACAATGGAGAAAGAACTGGCAATCATGGACGAAGTAACCAGATACATCATAACCGTCCGGGACGTACTGGCGATCGCCAGAGCGGAGAAACGGGCGAAAGAAGCCAAGGAAAGAAGAATCGAGAAGCCGGTAGAAGTCAAACCATTATTCGAAGCTGAAGAGCCGGTAATTAACCGAATACCGTTTGCGGATCCGAAACCAGTGGAAGAGGAAAAAGTAGAAAGACAGGTTAAGAAGGAACAGAAGAAAGTATCGCTCGAGGAACTGGACGAGAAACTGGATCATATTCTCGATGACGATATTTTAGGAACATAA
- the recA gene encoding recombinase RecA, producing the protein MTKNPIARSDEKDKAAQVAIDQIKDRFGAGAIMKLGDTQKVKVDSISTGCVSLDIALGVGGVPRGRIIEIYGPESSGKTTLAQHIVAEVQKVGGTAAFIDAEHALDPGYAKKIGVDTEELLISQPDNGEQALEILETLVRSNAVDVVVVDSVAALTPKAEIEGDMGDSHMGLQARLMSQALRKLAGIISKSNTVVIFINQIRMKIGVFFGNPETTTGGNALKFYSSVRIEVRRSAQIKKGEQIIGNRVKAKVVKNKVAAPFRTTEFDIMYNEGISMAGDLIDTAIQYGVMNKNGNSYSYGEAKLGVGRETARVALRDDKKLMKEIKEKVLLAVKNTEEK; encoded by the coding sequence ATGACAAAAAATCCAATAGCAAGATCCGACGAAAAAGATAAAGCCGCGCAGGTGGCGATCGACCAGATCAAAGACCGGTTCGGCGCCGGAGCGATTATGAAATTGGGCGATACGCAAAAAGTAAAAGTTGATTCCATATCAACCGGCTGTGTTTCCCTGGATATCGCGCTCGGCGTGGGCGGGGTTCCGCGCGGAAGAATTATTGAAATCTACGGTCCGGAATCATCCGGTAAAACAACCCTGGCCCAGCACATTGTCGCTGAAGTGCAGAAGGTCGGAGGAACAGCTGCTTTTATTGACGCGGAACACGCGCTGGATCCGGGCTATGCCAAAAAGATCGGAGTGGATACGGAAGAACTGCTGATTTCACAGCCGGATAACGGTGAACAGGCCTTGGAGATATTGGAAACTTTGGTCCGTTCCAACGCGGTGGACGTAGTAGTGGTGGACTCGGTCGCGGCACTGACACCGAAGGCGGAAATTGAAGGTGATATGGGCGATTCACACATGGGACTGCAGGCCAGACTGATGAGCCAGGCTCTCCGAAAACTGGCCGGCATCATCAGTAAGAGCAATACGGTCGTAATCTTTATCAACCAGATCCGTATGAAGATCGGTGTATTCTTCGGCAACCCGGAGACGACCACCGGTGGTAATGCGCTAAAATTTTATTCCTCCGTCCGGATCGAAGTACGCCGTTCGGCGCAGATTAAAAAAGGCGAACAGATTATCGGTAACCGCGTAAAAGCAAAAGTAGTAAAGAATAAAGTAGCCGCCCCTTTCCGAACGACTGAATTTGATATTATGTACAATGAAGGGATCTCAATGGCGGGTGATCTGATCGATACTGCCATCCAATACGGAGTCATGAATAAAAACGGCAACTCTTACAGTTACGGAGAAGCAAAACTGGGAGTAGGCAGAGAAACAGCCAGGGTAGCCTTGAGAGATGACAAGAAGCTGATGAAAGAAATCAAGGAAAAAGTTCTGCTCGCGGTTAAGAATACAGAAGAAAAATAG
- a CDS encoding helix-turn-helix domain-containing protein: MGSFKGKEIRETRTLGDKLREAREEDKISLADAGNAIQIRKEYLQYLEEGEYSKLPGEVYIRNFLIKYATFLHLNPNRVIEIFEAEKKIFKNITPLEKHPTNGRNVVRNHPIINPKFFRNGMVILIIISLLIYFGIEVSQIMSPPSLEIYSPKEDNVTTNEFSYEISGQTEKETTVMINGEEILGDPNGYFEAVVALKEGINILEITAVRKSSKANTIYKRIRVEPGEI, translated from the coding sequence ATGGGAAGTTTCAAAGGCAAAGAAATACGCGAAACTCGCACGCTGGGTGATAAACTTCGTGAAGCACGGGAAGAAGACAAAATCTCCTTAGCGGATGCCGGAAATGCAATACAGATACGCAAAGAATATCTGCAGTATTTAGAGGAAGGGGAATACAGTAAACTGCCGGGGGAAGTTTATATCAGAAATTTTCTGATCAAGTATGCTACTTTTCTACATTTGAATCCCAACAGGGTGATCGAAATATTTGAAGCGGAAAAAAAGATCTTTAAGAATATTACTCCCCTGGAAAAACATCCGACCAACGGCAGAAATGTGGTAAGAAATCATCCGATTATCAATCCGAAATTTTTCCGGAACGGAATGGTAATTCTGATCATTATCTCCCTATTAATCTATTTTGGCATAGAGGTAAGCCAGATTATGTCACCGCCCTCACTGGAAATATATTCTCCCAAGGAAGATAATGTGACAACAAATGAATTTTCCTACGAAATATCCGGCCAAACGGAAAAAGAAACAACAGTTATGATCAACGGTGAAGAAATACTGGGTGATCCAAACGGATATTTCGAAGCGGTTGTCGCACTGAAGGAGGGGATAAATATTCTGGAAATAACCGCCGTCCGCAAAAGCAGTAAGGCGAACACAATTTACAAAAGAATCAGAGTGGAGCCGGGAGAAATTTAA
- the rpoC gene encoding DNA-directed RNA polymerase subunit beta', with protein sequence MIQEKETKLEFNAIRLKLASPDELHDWSHGEVLKPETINYRTQKPEKDGLFCEKIFGPSKDWECYCGKYKRIRYKGIVCDKCGVEVTRSIVRRERMGHIDLAVSVSHIWFLRGVPSKIGLVLDLSVQNLEKVIYFASFIITKVNDDLRQETILQIDSEYKSKKKIIEADFNRRANESKQLEAKLIAENKDTKAQAKLIKEVEQELINNAVNRDEKIRDLQEAVDLARKELKELKPLQIISENKYQDLSLKYGHVFEAGIGAETIRRLLEDIDLDKLIVALEIETEESSKNQRRRVVRRTKLIKNMKKNNIRPEWMILTTIPVIPPDLRPMVQLDGGRFAASDLNDLYRRVINRNNRLKRLLDLNAPEVITRNEKRMLQEAVDALIDNNARHGKTVTASTGQRRQLKSLADMLKGKQGRFRQNLLGKRVDYSGRSVIVVGPHLKLYQCGIPKKMALELFKPFVISQLIKREYVHNVRSANRYIESGRDEVWDILEEVTKNNHVLLNRAPTLHRLGIQAFQPVLIEGNAIQLHPLVCPPFNADFDGDQMAVHVPLTQKAKAEAKDKMLATHNILKPATGEPVITPSQDIVLGCYYMTTMLDEDKPAKKFFSAEFEAILAFESDSIEMQTKIGLLKDGKRIDTTVGRIIFNQIFSDDVPYQNKVMDKRNIKEIIQKALNKDGSEVTSVLLDDIKEMSLKYLTLSGLSWGMGDTPIPAGKKEAIEAAEKKIDEIHGQYEMGLLTKEERYAKSIDVWASTKNEVQEISKNALDPLGSVFAMIDSGARGSWGQITQMMGMKGLVTNPAGETIELPVKGSFKEGFDVLEYFISTHGTRKGLSDTALRTANAGYLTRRLVDVAQDVVVRDEDCGDTDGYVMTKEQSEEIGEDLAKRVLGRVSLDDIMSGKKVIVKKGDLVTEKEYEKLKEIDLQEARVRSIINCKSVRGVCRKCYGYDLGYNKLVELGEAVGIIAAQSIGEPGTQLTMRTFHTGGVAGQDITQGLPRVEELFEARPVKKAAIISEIDGQVSVSEQDKQKVIKVIAEKPVTEGYDIEKLFKKVGFTIKVKNGESVDKGDVIAENDKGKVIKAKAQGKISIEKSIVKISGTEENVHEYVIPVGFSLWVKDGDLVTAGQQLTEGSLNIQDLYRLKGKDAVQRYIIKEIQYIYSSQGQKLNDKHIEIVVRQMFSRYYVKNAGDTDLLSGDIISEDQLIEANLAIKKGEKKASGENLLLGITKASLSTDSFLAAASFQETARVLIDASISGKVDKLRGLKENVIIGKLIPVGTGFKPREKA encoded by the coding sequence ATGATTCAAGAGAAAGAAACAAAACTAGAGTTTAACGCCATTCGTTTGAAGCTTGCTTCCCCGGATGAGTTGCATGATTGGTCACACGGTGAAGTGCTCAAACCGGAGACCATTAATTATCGCACTCAAAAACCGGAAAAAGATGGTTTGTTTTGTGAAAAGATTTTTGGTCCTTCCAAAGACTGGGAATGTTACTGCGGAAAATATAAAAGGATCAGATATAAAGGTATAGTCTGCGACAAGTGCGGAGTGGAAGTCACACGCTCAATAGTGCGTAGAGAACGCATGGGTCATATTGATTTGGCGGTTTCCGTTTCACATATTTGGTTTTTAAGAGGAGTCCCGTCCAAGATTGGTTTGGTACTGGATCTTTCAGTACAGAATTTAGAGAAGGTAATTTATTTTGCCAGTTTTATTATTACAAAAGTTAATGACGATCTGCGGCAGGAAACAATTTTGCAGATAGATTCTGAATACAAGAGCAAGAAGAAAATAATCGAGGCGGATTTTAACCGCAGAGCAAATGAATCCAAACAGCTGGAGGCAAAGTTAATTGCTGAAAATAAAGATACCAAAGCGCAGGCTAAGCTGATCAAGGAAGTTGAGCAGGAGCTGATTAACAACGCGGTTAATCGTGACGAAAAAATCAGAGACCTGCAGGAAGCGGTTGACCTTGCCCGTAAAGAACTGAAAGAACTGAAACCATTGCAGATTATTTCTGAAAATAAGTATCAGGATCTTTCCCTGAAATACGGACATGTTTTTGAGGCAGGTATTGGTGCAGAAACCATCAGAAGACTGCTGGAAGATATAGATCTGGATAAATTAATTGTTGCACTAGAAATTGAAACAGAAGAAAGCAGTAAAAATCAGAGAAGGCGCGTGGTCAGAAGGACGAAGCTGATCAAGAACATGAAGAAAAATAATATCCGTCCGGAATGGATGATTTTGACGACAATCCCGGTGATTCCTCCGGACCTCCGGCCGATGGTGCAATTAGACGGCGGAAGATTTGCCGCATCCGATCTCAATGATCTATACAGAAGGGTGATTAACAGAAATAATCGTTTGAAGAGACTATTAGATTTGAATGCCCCGGAAGTTATTACCAGAAATGAAAAAAGAATGCTCCAGGAAGCGGTGGATGCTTTGATTGATAATAATGCCCGTCACGGAAAGACCGTTACCGCATCAACCGGACAGAGACGCCAGCTGAAATCTTTAGCGGATATGTTAAAAGGTAAACAAGGACGATTCCGACAGAACCTTTTAGGTAAGCGTGTCGATTATTCCGGTCGTTCAGTAATCGTAGTCGGTCCTCATTTGAAACTGTATCAGTGTGGTATTCCGAAAAAGATGGCTTTGGAACTTTTCAAACCCTTTGTCATCAGCCAACTGATTAAAAGAGAATACGTTCATAATGTCAGAAGTGCCAATAGGTATATTGAATCCGGACGCGACGAAGTTTGGGATATTCTGGAAGAAGTTACAAAAAATAACCACGTTTTATTAAATCGCGCGCCGACATTGCACAGACTCGGTATCCAGGCTTTCCAGCCGGTATTGATCGAAGGCAATGCTATTCAGTTACATCCACTCGTCTGTCCTCCATTTAACGCGGACTTTGACGGAGACCAGATGGCTGTGCATGTGCCTTTAACCCAAAAAGCAAAAGCGGAAGCAAAGGATAAAATGCTTGCGACTCACAATATTTTGAAGCCGGCAACCGGTGAACCGGTGATTACCCCTTCACAGGATATTGTTTTGGGCTGTTATTATATGACTACCATGCTGGATGAAGACAAGCCGGCCAAGAAATTTTTCTCCGCTGAATTTGAAGCGATACTTGCTTTTGAATCTGATTCGATAGAAATGCAAACCAAGATCGGATTATTGAAAGACGGCAAACGAATTGATACAACTGTCGGCCGGATTATTTTCAATCAAATTTTCTCCGATGACGTGCCTTATCAGAATAAGGTCATGGACAAGCGGAATATTAAAGAAATTATTCAGAAAGCCTTGAACAAAGACGGTTCGGAAGTTACATCCGTATTGCTTGATGATATCAAGGAAATGAGTCTGAAGTATCTGACCCTCTCCGGTTTAAGCTGGGGCATGGGTGATACACCGATTCCGGCCGGAAAAAAAGAGGCTATCGAAGCAGCAGAAAAGAAAATTGATGAAATTCACGGTCAATATGAAATGGGCCTTCTGACCAAAGAGGAACGCTATGCCAAATCGATTGATGTATGGGCCAGCACCAAGAATGAAGTTCAGGAAATAAGTAAAAATGCTTTAGACCCGCTCGGTTCTGTTTTCGCCATGATTGATTCCGGTGCTCGTGGATCTTGGGGACAGATTACCCAGATGATGGGTATGAAAGGATTAGTTACAAACCCAGCCGGTGAAACTATCGAACTGCCGGTCAAAGGAAGCTTTAAGGAAGGTTTCGATGTACTGGAATATTTTATTTCAACTCATGGTACCAGAAAAGGACTTTCCGATACAGCACTCAGAACGGCTAATGCCGGGTATCTGACCAGACGTCTGGTGGATGTCGCTCAGGATGTTGTTGTCCGTGATGAAGACTGTGGAGATACCGATGGTTATGTTATGACCAAAGAACAAAGTGAAGAAATAGGTGAAGATCTGGCCAAACGTGTTTTGGGCCGGGTCAGTTTGGATGATATTATGTCCGGTAAAAAAGTTATCGTGAAAAAAGGCGATCTGGTTACAGAAAAAGAATACGAAAAACTCAAAGAGATTGATCTCCAAGAAGCCAGAGTACGTTCCATAATAAATTGTAAGAGTGTCCGTGGAGTCTGCAGAAAATGTTACGGATATGATTTGGGTTATAATAAACTGGTAGAATTGGGCGAAGCAGTCGGAATCATCGCTGCACAGAGTATTGGTGAACCGGGAACTCAGCTGACCATGAGAACCTTCCATACGGGAGGCGTTGCCGGTCAGGATATTACCCAAGGTTTGCCAAGAGTTGAAGAACTGTTTGAAGCACGGCCGGTTAAAAAAGCGGCGATCATCAGTGAGATTGACGGACAGGTCAGTGTCAGCGAACAGGATAAGCAGAAGGTAATTAAAGTTATTGCAGAGAAACCGGTAACAGAAGGTTATGATATTGAAAAATTATTCAAAAAAGTAGGATTCACAATCAAAGTAAAAAATGGCGAATCTGTTGATAAGGGCGATGTGATAGCGGAAAATGATAAGGGTAAGGTTATCAAAGCAAAAGCCCAGGGAAAGATTAGTATTGAAAAATCAATTGTAAAAATATCCGGTACGGAAGAAAATGTCCATGAATATGTAATCCCGGTCGGTTTCTCGCTCTGGGTTAAAGATGGAGATCTGGTTACCGCCGGTCAGCAATTGACGGAAGGAAGTTTGAATATTCAGGATCTGTATCGACTAAAAGGCAAAGATGCTGTCCAAAGATATATCATCAAGGAGATTCAATATATTTATTCTTCCCAAGGTCAGAAACTTAATGATAAACATATTGAAATAGTGGTGCGCCAGATGTTCTCCAGATATTATGTAAAAAATGCTGGTGATACAGATTTACTGTCAGGTGATATTATTTCAGAGGATCAGTTAATTGAAGCTAATCTCGCGATCAAGAAGGGTGAAAAGAAGGCGTCCGGAGAAAACCTGCTCCTCGGTATTACTAAGGCATCACTATCCACCGACAGTTTCCTTGCAGCAGCTTCGTTCCAGGAGACAGCCCGCGTGCTGATTGATGCTTCAATTTCCGGGAAGGTTGACAAATTAAGAGGTTTGAAAGAAAATGTAATTATCGGAAAACTGATACCGGTCGGGACTGGATTTAAACCGAGAGAAAAAGCATAG
- the rpsR gene encoding 30S ribosomal protein S18, producing MRPRTTTTNSLPKIRVCHFCANGIAEIDYKDTKAFQRFLSSYAKILPRKKTGTCSKHQRKLAQAVKRARFMALIPYTTR from the coding sequence ATGAGACCACGAACAACAACAACCAATAGTTTACCAAAAATCAGAGTCTGTCATTTCTGTGCCAACGGCATTGCGGAAATTGACTACAAAGACACCAAAGCATTCCAGAGATTTCTTTCCTCCTATGCCAAAATCCTGCCAAGAAAGAAAACCGGAACCTGCTCCAAACATCAGCGCAAATTGGCCCAGGCGGTAAAACGCGCCCGGTTTATGGCACTGATTCCTTATACAACCAGATAA
- a CDS encoding single-stranded DNA-binding protein — protein MDLNKATIIGRLTRDPETKTIPSGQTVTTFSLATSFNWTDKSGQKQEKSEFHNIVTWGKLAEIAGQYLKKGGQVYIEGRLQTRSWDGDDGKKRYRTEIVGENMIMLGRPGEKSEGSAASRPEAVPQPQAPSDEEEINVEDIPF, from the coding sequence ATGGACTTAAACAAAGCAACAATCATCGGGCGACTGACCCGCGATCCGGAAACCAAGACGATTCCTTCCGGACAAACCGTCACCACATTTTCCCTGGCCACCAGTTTCAACTGGACGGACAAAAGCGGACAGAAGCAGGAAAAATCCGAGTTCCACAACATTGTCACCTGGGGCAAGCTGGCGGAAATAGCCGGCCAGTATCTGAAAAAGGGCGGTCAGGTTTACATCGAAGGCCGATTGCAGACCCGTTCCTGGGACGGTGATGACGGAAAGAAACGTTATCGCACAGAAATAGTCGGCGAAAACATGATCATGCTGGGCAGGCCGGGCGAAAAATCAGAAGGCAGCGCAGCATCCCGACCGGAAGCAGTACCACAGCCACAGGCTCCGTCAGATGAAGAAGAGATCAATGTTGAAGATATTCCTTTTTAA